One Oharaeibacter diazotrophicus DNA window includes the following coding sequences:
- the ribB gene encoding 3,4-dihydroxy-2-butanone-4-phosphate synthase yields the protein MKLDKVEDAIAAIAAGELVVVVDDTDRENEGDLIMAASKATPDKIAFMIRHTSGILCVPMPAVRADQLNLPPMVANNLDPMRTAFTVSVDYRVGMTTGISADERTNTIRALANDNAVASDFLRPGHIFPLIARAGGVLTRSGHTEAGVDLARLAGLEPLGVLAEVVNDDGTVKRLPELVPFAREHGLRIVSIEDLIAYRIRTERFVTRVVEREMTIGGLKAQVMAYQTPFDPMQHVVAVFGDVRGGEDVPVRIHREQPALDLFGRTSGTRSWVDTAVAAFKGQGGRGILMFLRNPVVDDLAAMDEPQQDGKDGEKHGSAHLRMRRWREVGVGAQILRDLGIRSIATLATRERSYVGLSGFGIEITRTILIED from the coding sequence ATGAAGCTGGACAAGGTGGAAGACGCCATCGCGGCCATCGCGGCCGGCGAGCTGGTCGTGGTGGTCGACGACACCGATCGCGAGAACGAGGGCGACCTGATCATGGCGGCCTCGAAGGCGACGCCCGACAAGATCGCCTTCATGATCCGGCACACCAGCGGCATCCTCTGCGTGCCGATGCCGGCTGTGCGGGCCGACCAGCTCAACCTGCCACCGATGGTCGCCAACAATCTCGATCCGATGCGCACGGCCTTCACCGTCAGCGTCGACTACCGGGTCGGCATGACCACGGGCATTTCCGCCGACGAGCGCACCAACACGATCCGCGCGCTCGCCAACGACAACGCGGTGGCGTCGGACTTCCTGCGCCCCGGCCACATCTTCCCGCTGATCGCCCGTGCGGGCGGCGTACTGACCCGCTCCGGCCACACCGAGGCCGGTGTCGACCTTGCCCGGCTCGCCGGCCTCGAGCCGCTCGGCGTCCTCGCCGAGGTCGTCAACGACGACGGCACCGTGAAGCGCCTGCCGGAGCTGGTGCCCTTCGCGCGCGAACACGGGCTCAGGATCGTCTCGATCGAGGACCTGATCGCCTATCGCATCAGGACCGAGCGCTTCGTCACCCGTGTCGTCGAGCGCGAGATGACGATCGGCGGCCTCAAGGCGCAGGTGATGGCCTACCAGACGCCGTTCGATCCGATGCAGCACGTGGTCGCCGTCTTCGGCGACGTGCGCGGCGGCGAGGACGTCCCGGTGCGCATCCACCGCGAGCAGCCGGCGCTCGATCTGTTCGGCCGCACCAGCGGTACGCGCAGCTGGGTCGACACGGCCGTGGCGGCGTTCAAGGGGCAGGGTGGGCGCGGCATCCTGATGTTCCTGCGCAACCCGGTGGTCGACGACCTCGCGGCGATGGACGAGCCGCAGCAGGACGGCAAGGATGGCGAGAAGCACGGCAGTGCCCACCTCCGGATGCGCCGCTGGCGCGAGGTCGGCGTCGGTGCCCAGATCCTGCGCGATCTCGGCATCCGCTCGATCGCGACGTTGGCGACCCGGGAGCGCTCCTACGTCGGCCTTTCCGGTTTCGGCATCGAGATCACCCGCACGATCCTGATCGAGGACTGA